Proteins from one uncultured Anaeromusa sp. genomic window:
- a CDS encoding NRAMP family divalent metal transporter, producing MAEPVISKTGGSGKTNWSVLLGAAFIMATSAIGPGFLTQTAVFTQKFGADFAFAILASIVIDIGAQLNVWRVITMSRMRGQDVANAVLPGLGHFIAILIVAGGLAFNIGNIAGCGMAVNVLFGISVETGAIISCVIALAIFASKEAGAAMDQVAKVLGGLMILLTTYVMFASNPPVAAAAAKALFPADYGMLMLPMITLVGGTVGGYITFAGGHRLLDAGIVGEENLKEVNKSAITGIVVTGVMRVILFLAVLGVVSTGAQLLASNPPASVFQIAAGDVGYKFFGIVLWSAAITSVVGAAYTSVSFLRSMSKTVDTYNSYVIMVFILISTLVFVLIGRPVAILVLVGSLNGLILPITLGAMLLAARNKKIVGTYQHPLWLFVFGILAVLVSAYAGATSLQGIASLWK from the coding sequence ATGGCAGAACCTGTAATTTCTAAAACGGGTGGTTCGGGAAAAACAAATTGGTCGGTGCTGCTAGGGGCGGCCTTTATTATGGCCACTTCAGCGATTGGCCCTGGTTTTCTTACGCAAACAGCGGTGTTTACACAAAAATTCGGCGCTGATTTCGCTTTTGCTATTCTAGCATCGATTGTGATTGATATTGGCGCACAGTTGAATGTGTGGCGAGTTATTACCATGAGCCGCATGCGCGGTCAGGATGTGGCCAATGCGGTATTGCCCGGGTTGGGGCATTTTATCGCTATCTTGATTGTTGCGGGCGGGTTGGCCTTCAACATCGGCAATATTGCTGGCTGCGGCATGGCGGTCAATGTGCTGTTTGGCATATCGGTAGAGACTGGAGCTATAATTTCCTGTGTGATTGCCTTGGCTATCTTTGCCTCCAAAGAGGCGGGGGCGGCTATGGATCAGGTGGCTAAGGTTCTAGGGGGCTTGATGATTTTACTGACAACCTATGTTATGTTTGCTTCTAATCCGCCGGTGGCTGCTGCGGCGGCGAAAGCCCTGTTCCCGGCGGACTACGGTATGCTCATGCTGCCTATGATTACCTTGGTGGGCGGTACGGTAGGCGGTTATATTACCTTTGCCGGGGGGCATCGCTTGCTGGATGCGGGAATTGTAGGCGAAGAAAATCTTAAAGAGGTCAATAAGAGCGCCATTACCGGCATTGTCGTCACTGGGGTGATGCGGGTCATTTTGTTCTTGGCTGTACTGGGCGTAGTGAGTACCGGTGCGCAGTTGTTGGCAAGCAATCCTCCGGCGTCAGTATTTCAAATTGCCGCTGGCGATGTGGGGTATAAGTTCTTTGGCATTGTGCTTTGGTCAGCGGCGATTACGTCGGTTGTGGGCGCGGCCTATACTAGCGTTTCTTTTTTGCGGTCCATGTCGAAAACGGTTGATACCTATAATTCCTATGTCATTATGGTGTTTATTCTGATTTCTACTTTGGTTTTTGTGCTGATTGGGCGTCCAGTGGCCATTTTGGTTTTGGTAGGCTCGCTGAACGGCTTGATTCTGCCGATTACGCTAGGAGCGATGCTTTTAGCGGCGCGAAACAAGAAGATTGTCGGCACTTATCAGCATCCGCTTTGGTTGTTTGTCTTTGGGATTTTGGCTGTGCTGGTTTCCGCTTATGCCGGGGCTACTTCGCTGCAGGGCATTGCGAGCCTTTGGAAATAG
- a CDS encoding putative hydro-lyase yields the protein MENVASLSPQQARQLIRAGKLCRPTSGVSQGYAQANLAILPKDLAYDFLLFAQRNPKPCPILDVTEVGSPEPRLVGSGADLRYDIAKYRVYRKGEFVEEVNNLEAYWTKDMVGFLLGCSFSFETALLKNDVPVRHIEEGCNVPMFITNIPCTPAGVFSGPMVVSMRPIPEKMVVRAVQVTSRFPAVHGAPVHVGSPESIGIRDLSKPDFGDAVTVRPGEVPVFWACGVTPQAVAMNTKPELMITHAPGYMFICDTTDESYGVI from the coding sequence ATGGAAAACGTAGCTTCGTTATCGCCGCAGCAGGCGCGTCAATTGATTCGCGCGGGGAAACTGTGCCGTCCCACGTCGGGGGTTTCCCAGGGGTACGCGCAAGCAAACTTGGCGATTTTGCCCAAAGATCTGGCGTATGATTTTTTATTGTTTGCCCAACGGAACCCCAAGCCTTGTCCGATATTGGACGTAACGGAAGTAGGCTCCCCGGAGCCTCGCTTAGTAGGAAGCGGTGCGGATTTGCGCTATGACATCGCGAAATACCGCGTGTATCGCAAGGGGGAGTTTGTGGAAGAGGTCAATAATTTAGAAGCGTACTGGACGAAGGATATGGTGGGCTTTTTATTAGGGTGCAGCTTTTCTTTTGAAACCGCGCTGCTTAAGAATGACGTGCCTGTACGTCATATTGAAGAAGGCTGCAATGTGCCGATGTTTATTACCAATATTCCCTGTACGCCGGCTGGCGTGTTTTCCGGACCGATGGTGGTCAGCATGCGGCCGATACCGGAGAAAATGGTAGTGCGGGCGGTTCAAGTCACCTCGCGCTTTCCGGCTGTGCATGGCGCGCCGGTGCATGTGGGCTCGCCGGAAAGTATCGGTATTCGCGATCTGAGCAAACCGGATTTTGGCGATGCTGTTACCGTTCGTCCCGGAGAGGTGCCGGTTTTCTGGGCTTGCGGCGTAACGCCGCAAGCGGTGGCGATGAATACCAAGCCGGAGCTGATGATTACGCATGCTCCGGGGTATATGTTTATTTGCGATACGACCGATGAGTCCTATGGGGTTATCTAA
- a CDS encoding 5-oxoprolinase subunit PxpA encodes MKMDLNCDMGESFGTYKLGYDEEAMPYVTSINVACGFHASDPANMLKTVRLAKKHGVAIGAHPSFPDLVGFGRRLMALSPEEVYADVLYQIGSLEAICRAEGLKLQHVKVHGALYNAAAKDLALATAIAKAIKAVDPALYMLCLGNSLMVEAAKAEGVPYVEEAFADRAYTAQGTLVPRKQEGSVIHDPQQVAQRVLQMVSEGQVQSLDGQKVPITAQTVCVHGDTPGAVAMIQAIRKALDAAGVEVKAFGAF; translated from the coding sequence ATGAAAATGGATTTGAATTGCGATATGGGAGAAAGTTTTGGGACCTATAAGCTTGGCTATGATGAAGAAGCCATGCCGTATGTGACTTCGATCAATGTGGCGTGCGGTTTTCACGCCTCTGACCCGGCGAATATGTTAAAAACGGTGCGGCTGGCGAAAAAACACGGCGTGGCGATTGGCGCGCATCCGTCCTTTCCCGATTTGGTCGGCTTTGGGCGGCGTTTGATGGCTCTCTCACCGGAAGAAGTTTACGCCGACGTGCTGTACCAGATTGGTTCGTTGGAAGCCATTTGCCGGGCGGAGGGGCTAAAGCTGCAGCACGTAAAGGTTCATGGCGCCTTGTATAATGCGGCGGCTAAGGATTTAGCTCTGGCGACGGCCATTGCCAAAGCCATCAAAGCGGTAGATCCTGCCTTGTACATGCTGTGCCTGGGGAATTCCCTGATGGTGGAAGCGGCAAAGGCCGAAGGCGTTCCGTATGTGGAAGAAGCCTTTGCGGACCGCGCCTATACGGCGCAAGGGACCTTGGTGCCGCGCAAACAGGAGGGCTCAGTTATTCATGACCCGCAGCAAGTGGCGCAGCGGGTGCTGCAGATGGTGAGCGAAGGCCAAGTGCAGAGCCTTGACGGACAAAAAGTGCCCATTACGGCGCAAACTGTGTGCGTCCATGGCGATACGCCAGGAGCGGTTGCCATGATTCAGGCCATACGGAAAGCCTTGGATGCCGCTGGCGTAGAAGTGAAAGCCTTTGGAGCGTTTTGA
- a CDS encoding biotin-dependent carboxyltransferase family protein has product MLEVKEPGLFTTVQDLGRNGYQAYGMPVAGAMDEYACKMANRLLGNEPGAAVLEMTLLGGSFFFRQACWVAVTGAAMPISLDGKTQSNWSRFFAPAGSELSFGYAEQGCRTYLAVQGGFEVPVILGSRSTYTRGAIGGLNGRALKTEDVLPLGACDRSLKNPIFLPATYIPIQEERPLVRVLLGPQAEAFTEQGVAALFSADYEISSEADRMGYRLEGPVIEHVGKADIISDALCLGAIQVPGHGQPIVMMADRQTTGGYTKIGAVIGADLGKLAQSKPGDRVRFVQCSDAEAVAALRQLRSLEQSAAAWLAEEEKRSTGRQFRIVVAGVTYQVQVQEG; this is encoded by the coding sequence GTGCTTGAGGTGAAAGAACCAGGGCTTTTTACGACTGTTCAGGATTTGGGGCGCAACGGGTATCAAGCGTATGGCATGCCGGTTGCCGGTGCGATGGATGAGTATGCTTGTAAAATGGCCAATCGCTTGTTGGGTAATGAACCAGGGGCTGCTGTTTTGGAAATGACGCTGTTAGGAGGAAGCTTTTTCTTTCGCCAGGCCTGCTGGGTTGCGGTAACCGGGGCGGCTATGCCGATTTCGCTTGATGGCAAGACGCAGTCTAATTGGAGTCGCTTTTTCGCTCCTGCCGGCAGTGAGTTGTCCTTTGGCTACGCGGAGCAGGGCTGCCGGACGTATCTTGCCGTACAAGGCGGGTTTGAGGTACCGGTAATTTTGGGAAGCCGTTCCACCTATACCCGAGGAGCGATAGGGGGCTTAAACGGACGCGCCTTAAAAACAGAAGACGTCTTGCCTTTAGGAGCTTGCGATAGGAGTCTTAAAAATCCGATCTTTTTGCCAGCAACGTACATTCCGATTCAAGAAGAGCGTCCTTTGGTGCGCGTGCTGTTGGGGCCGCAGGCGGAAGCCTTTACCGAGCAGGGCGTGGCTGCCTTGTTTTCTGCAGACTATGAAATTTCTTCCGAGGCGGATCGCATGGGATATCGCTTGGAAGGACCTGTTATTGAACATGTGGGAAAAGCGGATATTATTTCGGATGCCTTATGTCTAGGCGCGATTCAGGTGCCGGGGCATGGGCAGCCGATTGTCATGATGGCGGACCGGCAAACAACCGGAGGATATACGAAAATTGGCGCGGTCATTGGCGCGGATCTGGGCAAGCTTGCTCAGTCCAAGCCGGGAGATCGGGTGCGCTTTGTACAGTGCAGCGACGCAGAAGCGGTGGCGGCGTTGCGTCAGCTGCGCTCATTAGAGCAGTCAGCTGCGGCGTGGCTGGCGGAAGAGGAAAAACGTTCAACAGGGCGTCAGTTTCGCATCGTCGTGGCTGGCGTAACCTATCAGGTGCAAGTGCAGGAAGGATGA
- the pxpB gene encoding 5-oxoprolinase subunit PxpB, whose amino-acid sequence MDGVKMRAASERGIVIEFGQEINPAVNARVHGLAKKLVNEYPEVIQEVVPTYRSLLVYFDPLQISRAALTVKVEQCLRETAEAATVHEAERIYIPVCYDEEFGPDLSFVASHNGLSEAEVVKIHTSKPYLVYMLGFTPGFPYLGGMDERIATPRLTKPRTRIPAGSVGIAGSQTGFYPLETPGGWQLIGRTPVKAFDPAAKTPFLLEAGVYLQFQAVSRAEYEELAETVAAGRYEVRRDRVNLGGASRA is encoded by the coding sequence ATGGATGGCGTAAAAATGCGGGCGGCGAGCGAACGCGGGATTGTCATTGAATTTGGTCAAGAAATTAATCCGGCTGTTAACGCGCGGGTGCACGGTTTAGCTAAAAAATTAGTGAACGAGTATCCGGAAGTGATCCAAGAAGTGGTGCCTACCTATCGGTCTTTGCTGGTGTATTTTGATCCGCTGCAGATATCTCGGGCCGCCTTGACGGTTAAAGTGGAACAGTGTTTGCGGGAAACCGCAGAAGCAGCCACCGTCCATGAAGCCGAGCGAATCTATATTCCAGTATGTTATGACGAGGAATTTGGACCGGATTTATCCTTTGTCGCCTCTCATAATGGGTTGAGTGAAGCAGAGGTGGTAAAAATACATACTTCAAAACCTTATTTGGTATATATGCTTGGTTTTACTCCGGGATTTCCTTATTTAGGAGGAATGGACGAGCGTATCGCTACGCCGCGTCTGACGAAACCACGCACCCGTATTCCTGCCGGCTCGGTGGGGATTGCGGGAAGCCAGACTGGCTTTTACCCCTTGGAAACGCCGGGCGGATGGCAATTGATCGGCAGAACGCCGGTAAAAGCTTTCGATCCTGCAGCAAAGACGCCGTTTTTATTAGAGGCGGGAGTCTATTTGCAGTTTCAAGCTGTTTCACGTGCGGAATATGAAGAACTGGCTGAAACGGTGGCGGCAGGGCGCTATGAAGTGCGGCGAGATCGCGTAAACTTGGGAGGTGCTAGCCGTGCTTGA
- a CDS encoding DNA polymerase IV, translating to MKRWIAHVDMDAFFAAVEQRDQPELKGQAVIIGGLSERGVVSTASYEARLFGVRSAMPMVEARRRCPQGVFLPCNHRHYAAVSRDIRHIMNDFSPLVEPLSLDEAFLDLTGMEWLHSDITELPRQLMKRIYEEVGLTASAGLAPNKFLAKIASDLKKPHGYVIVRHGEEASFLAPLPIRRLWGIGPKSAAKLTQLGIEKIGQLATLPLAALQTAFGHTTGSWLHELALGHDNRPVEPDLEAHSIGNENTFDQDLQSREEKLEALRQLAQKVGQRLRSRKLGGRTITLKVRFASFTTITRSHTYQQPLAYDEDLFQAAQELLQKAASPEGVRLLGITAGQLEPLTQQGSLFMEEDQRKEALYQTLDTLRERFGEQALCRGAKPKAQKSTRSEQE from the coding sequence ATGAAACGATGGATTGCCCATGTAGACATGGACGCTTTTTTTGCCGCTGTGGAACAGCGGGATCAGCCGGAACTAAAAGGACAGGCAGTCATTATCGGCGGTCTGAGCGAGCGCGGTGTCGTATCCACCGCCTCGTATGAAGCCCGCCTTTTCGGCGTACGCTCGGCCATGCCCATGGTCGAAGCCAGACGCCGCTGCCCGCAGGGCGTCTTTCTCCCTTGCAACCATCGCCACTACGCCGCTGTCTCGCGCGATATCCGGCACATCATGAATGACTTTTCTCCGCTGGTGGAACCACTGTCATTAGATGAAGCGTTTTTGGACCTCACCGGCATGGAATGGCTGCACTCGGACATCACCGAACTGCCGCGACAGTTAATGAAGCGAATCTACGAGGAAGTAGGTCTTACCGCCTCCGCTGGCTTAGCGCCCAATAAATTTCTCGCTAAGATCGCTTCGGATCTCAAAAAGCCCCACGGCTATGTCATCGTACGCCACGGCGAAGAAGCGTCGTTCCTAGCACCGCTGCCCATTCGCCGACTTTGGGGCATCGGCCCCAAAAGCGCTGCCAAGCTGACACAACTGGGCATTGAAAAAATCGGCCAGCTTGCCACGCTGCCTCTGGCAGCGCTGCAAACCGCCTTTGGCCATACAACAGGCAGCTGGCTTCACGAACTGGCTTTGGGCCACGATAACCGGCCAGTAGAACCTGACTTGGAAGCCCACTCCATCGGTAATGAAAACACCTTCGACCAGGACTTACAGAGTAGAGAAGAAAAGCTGGAAGCGCTGCGGCAGTTGGCGCAGAAAGTAGGCCAGCGCCTACGGTCCCGCAAACTCGGCGGCCGCACCATTACGCTCAAGGTCCGCTTCGCTTCCTTCACTACCATCACCCGCAGTCATACGTACCAGCAGCCGCTGGCCTACGATGAAGACTTATTCCAGGCGGCCCAGGAATTGCTGCAAAAAGCGGCTTCGCCGGAAGGCGTGCGCTTGCTGGGTATTACTGCCGGCCAGTTAGAGCCCTTAACGCAGCAAGGTTCTCTTTTTATGGAGGAAGACCAGCGCAAAGAAGCGCTGTATCAAACTCTCGACACCCTGCGCGAACGCTTCGGCGAGCAAGCCCTCTGCCGAGGCGCAAAGCCTAAGGCACAGAAAAGCACGAGGAGTGAACAGGAGTAA
- a CDS encoding M20/M25/M40 family metallo-hydrolase, which yields MINEARMLEEFFELVRIDCPSGQEKSVAEVLRHRLESLDCTVAEDQAQQHFEGNCGNLVATLPATKASAPTVLFTSHMDCVSPCLSIQPRLENGRITSAGDTVLGGDDKAGITAILEGLRALKESGKPHGAVQIVFTVHEEGGLKGSKHMDAALLKADFGYALDADGAPGEIVTMAPGQDSITAIVHGKKAHAGLAPEEGINAIQAAGNALAALKIGRIDEETTANVGLIQGGTATNIVPDHVEIHAEARSRNLAKLEAQSRHMKETVERVCQEYGASAEVTVQRQYDSFSLAPDSPAVSLAVAAAHQINLPVHITGTGGGSDANHFNRKGVPTAVLGVGMKKVHTTEEYIAEKDLYDSARFVLAILEQASLS from the coding sequence ATGATTAACGAAGCACGTATGTTGGAAGAATTTTTTGAGCTGGTCCGCATTGACTGCCCCAGCGGCCAGGAAAAAAGCGTAGCGGAAGTGCTGCGTCACAGACTGGAGTCTCTGGACTGCACCGTCGCGGAAGACCAAGCGCAGCAGCATTTTGAAGGCAACTGCGGCAATTTGGTCGCTACCTTGCCAGCTACCAAGGCCAGCGCACCTACCGTTCTTTTCACCTCGCACATGGACTGCGTTTCGCCTTGCCTTTCCATTCAACCGCGCCTTGAAAACGGACGCATTACGTCCGCAGGCGATACGGTTCTGGGAGGCGACGACAAAGCAGGCATTACCGCTATTTTAGAAGGTCTGCGCGCTCTTAAAGAAAGCGGCAAGCCTCACGGGGCCGTGCAAATCGTTTTTACCGTCCATGAAGAAGGCGGCCTCAAAGGCTCCAAACACATGGACGCCGCGCTGCTCAAAGCCGATTTCGGCTACGCCTTGGACGCCGACGGCGCTCCTGGCGAAATTGTCACTATGGCCCCCGGCCAGGACAGCATCACTGCCATTGTGCATGGCAAAAAAGCGCATGCCGGCTTAGCCCCTGAAGAAGGCATTAACGCCATCCAGGCGGCAGGCAACGCCTTAGCAGCCCTTAAAATCGGCCGCATTGATGAAGAAACCACGGCCAACGTCGGTTTGATCCAAGGCGGCACGGCTACTAATATCGTCCCGGATCATGTGGAGATTCACGCCGAAGCCCGCAGCCGCAATCTGGCAAAGTTGGAGGCCCAAAGCCGGCATATGAAGGAAACTGTGGAGCGCGTCTGCCAAGAATATGGCGCTAGCGCCGAAGTCACCGTGCAGCGTCAATACGACAGCTTCAGCCTGGCTCCCGACAGCCCTGCTGTCAGCCTAGCCGTAGCCGCAGCACATCAGATAAACTTGCCTGTCCATATCACCGGCACCGGCGGCGGCAGCGACGCCAACCACTTCAACCGCAAAGGCGTGCCTACGGCGGTTCTGGGTGTGGGCATGAAAAAAGTCCATACCACGGAAGAATACATTGCCGAAAAAGATCTCTACGACAGCGCCCGCTTTGTTTTAGCCATTCTGGAACAAGCCTCACTCTCCTAA